Proteins encoded by one window of Pseudomonas sp. LS44:
- a CDS encoding DUF2804 domain-containing protein, which translates to MNSLTRTGNPPLQSLCDANGQLSSAAIGWSPRPQVHCALPGNVFRRKRWNHWCVTTPRWMLSLTLANVDYLSFGAVYFLDLDSGEAVARRQIRLFGRGCELPDTPLESHAFHHPLLQLKADAQPGRLRLTVIAPDIGGQPLHAALDIQRPAHLDSVNLVVPLANNGFHATSRHLGLPTNGSVHLGQRQYNCDLGQSFAALDFGRGVWPLHSHWTRAAFAAPGGIAGNFGSGWTDASGLSENALWFGGELTHLECQVRIEQTASHPLAPWALATEDRRVDLTFTPRQFHRAGPRLGPFYAGTGQWFGHFNGMLRDSNGERVPVHNAVGWLGNTEARW; encoded by the coding sequence ATGAATAGTTTGACCCGTACCGGCAACCCACCCTTGCAATCCCTCTGCGATGCCAATGGCCAGCTATCGTCCGCTGCCATCGGCTGGTCACCCCGACCGCAGGTGCATTGCGCCCTGCCCGGGAATGTCTTTCGCCGGAAACGCTGGAACCACTGGTGCGTCACCACGCCTCGCTGGATGCTGTCGCTGACTCTCGCCAACGTCGATTACCTCAGCTTCGGCGCCGTCTATTTCCTCGATCTGGATAGTGGCGAAGCGGTTGCTCGCCGCCAGATACGCCTGTTTGGCCGCGGCTGCGAGCTGCCCGACACGCCACTGGAAAGCCACGCGTTTCATCACCCGCTCCTACAGCTAAAGGCCGATGCCCAGCCCGGCCGTCTGCGTTTGACCGTGATCGCTCCGGATATCGGTGGTCAGCCCCTGCATGCTGCCCTTGATATCCAGCGCCCGGCCCATCTTGACTCGGTCAATCTGGTCGTGCCCTTGGCCAATAACGGCTTCCATGCCACCTCCCGGCATCTGGGGCTGCCCACCAATGGCAGCGTGCATCTGGGTCAACGCCAATACAATTGCGATCTGGGCCAGAGCTTTGCTGCGCTGGATTTCGGCCGGGGCGTCTGGCCGCTGCATAGCCACTGGACGCGCGCCGCCTTTGCCGCACCAGGCGGCATCGCCGGTAATTTCGGCTCGGGCTGGACCGACGCCAGCGGTCTGTCGGAAAACGCCTTGTGGTTCGGTGGCGAACTGACCCATCTGGAATGCCAGGTCCGCATCGAGCAGACAGCGAGCCATCCCCTCGCCCCCTGGGCCCTGGCGACCGAAGACCGGCGCGTCGACCTGACCTTCACCCCTCGACAATTCCATCGTGCGGGCCCGCGACTGGGACCTTTCTATGCGGGTACCGGCCAATGGTTCGGGCATTTCAACGGCATGCTGCGCGACTCCAATGGCGAGCGCGTGCCCGTACACAATGCAGTCGGCTGGCTGGGCAACACCGAAGCTCGCTGGTAG
- a CDS encoding DMT family transporter, whose translation MHVSSGRWLYGLLLALTTAVLWGVLPILLKEVLQAMDPVTVTWYRLLVSGSILLGYLAASRRLPSLPLLGGKGCWLLLLAIAGLVGNYVFYLLGLQLLSPGTTQLVIQMAPVLFLISSIFVFRERFSFGQAVGLVILLLGFGLFFNQRLAELLSSLTTYTTGVLIVLLAAFIWTFYGLAQKQLLTVWDSVQVMMVIYLACALVITPWAQPLQIVSLSPLQGWLLLGCCLNTLVAYGAFAEALAHWEASRVSATLAITPLVTFASVALAASWWPEHVQPEQINALSYFGALLVVLGSALTALGPSLLASLRARRARLAGQL comes from the coding sequence ATGCACGTTTCTTCCGGCCGCTGGCTCTACGGCCTGCTACTCGCGCTCACCACCGCTGTGTTGTGGGGCGTTCTGCCGATCCTGCTCAAAGAAGTGCTGCAGGCGATGGATCCCGTCACCGTCACCTGGTATCGCCTGTTGGTTTCCGGTTCGATCTTGCTGGGCTATTTAGCCGCGAGTCGGCGCTTGCCGAGCCTCCCGCTCTTGGGTGGCAAGGGCTGCTGGCTGCTGCTGTTGGCCATTGCCGGTCTGGTTGGCAACTACGTTTTCTATCTATTGGGCCTGCAGCTGCTCAGTCCGGGGACCACCCAATTGGTGATTCAGATGGCCCCGGTGTTGTTTCTGATCAGCAGTATTTTCGTGTTCCGCGAGCGCTTCAGCTTCGGCCAGGCGGTCGGTCTGGTGATCTTGCTGCTGGGTTTCGGCTTGTTCTTCAACCAGCGGCTGGCGGAGTTGCTGTCCTCCCTGACGACGTACACCACCGGCGTGCTGATCGTGCTGCTCGCGGCGTTTATCTGGACGTTTTACGGGCTGGCGCAGAAGCAGTTGCTGACGGTTTGGGATTCGGTACAGGTGATGATGGTGATCTACCTGGCTTGCGCGCTGGTCATCACGCCATGGGCGCAGCCGCTGCAGATCGTCAGTCTGAGCCCGCTGCAGGGTTGGTTACTTCTCGGCTGCTGTTTGAACACCCTGGTGGCTTACGGTGCGTTCGCCGAAGCGTTGGCGCATTGGGAGGCTTCGCGGGTCAGTGCGACGTTGGCGATCACGCCGCTGGTGACCTTCGCCTCGGTAGCGCTGGCCGCGAGTTGGTGGCCCGAGCATGTGCAGCCCGAACAGATCAATGCCTTGTCGTATTTCGGCGCGCTGCTGGTGGTATTGGGTTCGGCCCTTACCGCGCTAGGGCCGTCATTGCTGGCGAGTCTGCGCGCCCGGCGGGCCCGCCTCGCGGGCCAGTTGTAA
- the mnmC gene encoding bifunctional tRNA (5-methylaminomethyl-2-thiouridine)(34)-methyltransferase MnmD/FAD-dependent 5-carboxymethylaminomethyl-2-thiouridine(34) oxidoreductase MnmC: protein MPDSPSAPFSHACLDWDAQGLPRSPLFDDVYFSNLDGLEETRYVFLANNELAQRFAALPDSGRLVIGETGFGTGLNFLCAWELFEQTAAPGAQLHFVSVEKYPLTAADMHRALALWPQLAGYAGQLLAQYQAIHPGFQRILLAEGRVVLTLLIGDALECLPQLDAQVDAWFLDGFSPAKNPQMWNATLYAELARLSAPDATLGTFSSAGFVRRGLIAAGFKMKRLPGLGKKWEVMQGRFIGSPQRAATPWFARPTFVPPLREALVIGAGLAGCASAASLAARGWQVTVLERHAEPAQEASGNPQGVLYLKLSAHGTALSRLIVAGFGHTRRRLERLNKGQDWDACGVLQLAFDAKEAARQARLAEAFPADLLVALDRQEAEAQAGVGLPGGGLFYPEGGWVHPPALCRAQLAHPAIRLLAHSEALHLTRVDGQWQAWAGDRLLASAPVVILAGAAEVRRFAQSAELPLKRIRGQITRLPQTAASAALRTVVCAEGYVAPARDGEHTLGASFDFSSDDLTPTSAEHQSNLSLLTEISTDLAARLHVDTLSAEQLQGRAAFRCTSPDYLPIVGPLADAAEFASRYAVLGKDARQIPQTPCPWLDGLYVNSGHGSRGLITAPLSGELLAAWLNDEPLPLPRDIAEACHPNRFLLRRVIRGQ, encoded by the coding sequence ATGCCCGACTCACCTTCCGCCCCCTTCAGCCATGCCTGCCTCGACTGGGACGCGCAAGGTTTGCCGCGCTCGCCGCTGTTCGATGACGTGTACTTTTCCAACCTCGATGGCCTCGAAGAGACCCGCTATGTGTTTCTCGCCAACAACGAGCTGGCGCAACGCTTTGCCGCGCTGCCCGACAGTGGCCGGCTGGTCATTGGGGAAACCGGCTTTGGCACCGGGCTGAATTTTCTCTGTGCCTGGGAGCTGTTCGAGCAAACCGCCGCGCCAGGCGCTCAATTGCATTTCGTCAGCGTCGAGAAGTACCCACTGACCGCCGCCGACATGCACCGCGCGCTGGCGCTGTGGCCACAGCTGGCGGGCTATGCCGGGCAGTTGCTGGCCCAGTACCAGGCGATTCACCCCGGTTTCCAGCGCATCCTGCTGGCCGAGGGGCGCGTGGTGCTCACCCTGCTGATCGGCGATGCCCTGGAATGCTTACCGCAGCTCGATGCCCAGGTGGACGCCTGGTTTCTCGATGGTTTTTCGCCGGCCAAGAACCCGCAAATGTGGAACGCCACGCTGTATGCCGAACTGGCCCGGCTGTCGGCGCCAGACGCGACGCTGGGCACCTTCAGCAGTGCCGGCTTCGTACGGCGCGGTTTGATCGCCGCGGGTTTCAAGATGAAACGCCTGCCCGGCTTGGGCAAAAAATGGGAAGTCATGCAGGGCCGCTTCATCGGCTCGCCGCAGCGCGCGGCTACTCCCTGGTTTGCCCGCCCTACTTTCGTGCCGCCGCTGCGCGAGGCGCTGGTGATCGGCGCGGGGCTGGCCGGTTGTGCCAGCGCGGCCAGCCTGGCCGCACGCGGCTGGCAGGTGACCGTGTTGGAGCGACATGCCGAGCCGGCGCAGGAGGCCTCGGGAAATCCGCAAGGCGTGCTGTATCTCAAGCTCTCGGCGCATGGCACCGCGCTGTCGCGGTTGATCGTGGCCGGTTTTGGGCATACCCGCCGGCGCCTCGAACGCTTGAACAAAGGCCAGGACTGGGATGCTTGCGGCGTCCTGCAACTGGCCTTCGACGCCAAGGAGGCCGCGCGCCAGGCACGTCTGGCTGAAGCCTTCCCGGCCGATCTGCTGGTAGCGCTGGATCGCCAGGAAGCCGAGGCCCAGGCGGGCGTCGGCCTGCCCGGCGGCGGGTTGTTCTATCCCGAAGGCGGCTGGGTGCATCCGCCTGCGCTGTGTCGCGCCCAGCTGGCGCATCCGGCGATCCGTTTGCTGGCGCACAGCGAAGCGTTGCATCTGACGCGAGTCGACGGGCAGTGGCAGGCCTGGGCCGGCGATCGTCTGCTCGCCAGCGCGCCGGTGGTGATCTTGGCCGGCGCCGCCGAGGTACGCCGTTTTGCGCAGAGCGCCGAGTTGCCGCTCAAACGCATCCGCGGACAAATCACCCGCCTGCCGCAGACCGCAGCGAGCGCCGCCTTGCGCACCGTGGTCTGCGCCGAAGGCTATGTCGCCCCCGCCCGCGACGGCGAGCACACGCTGGGCGCCAGTTTTGACTTCAGCAGCGACGACCTGACCCCCACCAGCGCCGAACACCAGAGCAACCTGAGTCTGCTCACGGAGATTTCCACCGACCTGGCCGCGCGCCTGCATGTCGACACGCTGAGCGCCGAGCAACTGCAAGGCCGCGCCGCGTTCCGCTGCACCAGCCCAGACTATCTGCCCATCGTCGGCCCACTCGCCGACGCCGCGGAGTTTGCCAGCCGTTATGCGGTACTGGGCAAAGACGCCCGGCAGATTCCGCAAACACCCTGCCCCTGGCTGGACGGGCTGTACGTCAACAGCGGTCACGGCTCGCGCGGGCTGATCACCGCGCCATTGAGTGGCGAACTGCTGGCGGCTTGGCTCAACGACGAGCCCTTACCATTGCCCCGTGACATCGCCGAGGCCTGCCACCCCAACCGTTTCCTGTTGCGCCGGGTGATTCGCGGTCAGTGA
- a CDS encoding DUF2059 domain-containing protein: MTPIRALCTAVLLAGLSGQVFADAASHAANAERFLKLAHADKLTVPVYSQVQRMFAQRFAQTQAPESKKALLESYQAKANAALDKAIGWNQIKPDMVKLYTSNFSEQELKDLLAFYESPLGKKMLAKMPELTEKSAQMTQGKLEAAVPEVNKLLADMTTQLAPKDAAPAAPAKKP; this comes from the coding sequence ATGACACCGATTCGTGCACTGTGTACTGCCGTTCTCCTCGCTGGTCTCAGCGGCCAGGTATTCGCCGATGCCGCTAGCCATGCCGCCAATGCCGAGCGTTTTCTCAAACTGGCGCATGCCGACAAGTTGACCGTGCCGGTGTACTCCCAGGTGCAGCGGATGTTTGCCCAGCGCTTTGCCCAGACCCAAGCGCCGGAATCCAAGAAAGCGCTGCTCGAGAGCTACCAGGCCAAGGCCAACGCTGCGCTGGACAAAGCCATCGGCTGGAATCAGATCAAGCCGGATATGGTCAAGCTGTACACCAGCAACTTCAGCGAGCAGGAGCTGAAAGATCTGCTGGCCTTCTATGAGTCGCCGCTGGGCAAGAAAATGCTGGCGAAAATGCCGGAGCTGACCGAGAAGTCTGCCCAGATGACTCAAGGCAAACTCGAAGCCGCTGTGCCGGAAGTCAACAAACTGCTCGCCGACATGACCACCCAATTGGCCCCTAAAGACGCCGCACCCGCAGCGCCAGCCAAAAAGCCGTAA
- a CDS encoding thiolase family protein, with translation MREVVIVESVRTGLAKSIRGKFNRTRPDDMAAHCVNALLARTGIDPALVDDCIVGAGSNEGAQGHNIGRNVAVLSGLGIGGAGMTLNRYCSSGLQAIAIAANQVASGCSDVIVAGGVESISLTMGRANNDNLVNPRLQLEHPGIYYPMGQTAEIVARRYNVTREQQDLYALQSQQRTARAQAEGLFDDEIVPMTVQYLVEDKATGEKKMADGVVDRDDCNRPDTTLESLQSLKPVFAEDGSVTAGNASQLSDGASMTLVMSLDKALELGLKPKAYFRGFTVAGCEPDEMGIGPVFSVPKLLKAKGLQISDIDLWELNEAFASQCLYARDRLGIDNDKYNVNGGSISIGHPFGMTGSRQVGHLVRELQRRKLRYGIVTMCVGGGMGATGLFEAYN, from the coding sequence ATGCGTGAAGTGGTAATAGTCGAAAGCGTTCGGACTGGTCTGGCCAAATCCATCCGCGGCAAATTCAACCGCACCCGTCCGGACGATATGGCCGCGCATTGCGTGAATGCCCTGCTGGCACGCACGGGTATCGACCCGGCCCTGGTCGACGATTGCATCGTCGGCGCTGGCTCCAACGAAGGCGCGCAAGGCCACAACATCGGCCGTAACGTCGCCGTGCTGTCTGGCCTGGGCATCGGCGGCGCGGGCATGACCCTCAACCGCTATTGCTCGTCTGGCCTGCAGGCCATCGCCATCGCCGCCAACCAGGTGGCTTCGGGTTGCAGCGATGTGATCGTCGCCGGTGGGGTGGAATCGATCTCCCTGACCATGGGTCGCGCCAACAACGACAATCTGGTCAACCCGCGTCTGCAACTGGAACACCCGGGGATTTACTACCCGATGGGCCAGACCGCCGAAATCGTCGCCCGTCGCTACAACGTGACCCGTGAGCAACAGGATCTCTACGCCCTGCAAAGCCAGCAGCGCACTGCCCGCGCGCAGGCCGAAGGGTTGTTCGACGATGAAATCGTGCCGATGACCGTGCAATATCTGGTCGAAGACAAGGCCACCGGCGAAAAGAAAATGGCCGATGGCGTGGTTGATCGCGACGACTGCAATCGCCCGGACACCACTCTGGAAAGCCTGCAATCTTTGAAGCCGGTCTTCGCCGAAGACGGCTCGGTGACCGCGGGCAACGCTTCGCAGCTGTCCGATGGCGCCTCGATGACGCTGGTGATGAGCCTGGACAAGGCGCTGGAGCTGGGCCTCAAGCCCAAGGCGTATTTCCGTGGCTTTACCGTGGCCGGCTGCGAGCCGGACGAAATGGGCATTGGCCCGGTGTTCTCGGTGCCCAAGCTGCTCAAGGCCAAAGGTCTGCAGATCAGCGATATCGATCTGTGGGAGCTCAACGAAGCCTTCGCTTCGCAGTGCCTGTACGCCCGCGATCGCCTAGGTATCGACAACGACAAGTACAACGTCAACGGTGGCTCGATCTCCATCGGTCACCCGTTCGGCATGACCGGTTCGCGTCAGGTCGGCCATCTGGTGCGCGAACTGCAGCGGCGCAAACTGCGCTACGGCATCGTCACCATGTGCGTGGGCGGCGGCATGGGCGCCACCGGCTTGTTCGAGGCTTATAACTGA
- a CDS encoding NAD(P)H-dependent oxidoreductase, giving the protein MVEMTKTGATPLEGDGKRILMIFGTPKTGSLCHALGEAYAQGARSEGHVVRQLKLGEMQFDPILHGGYDSNQPLETDLLEAQRQIHWAEHLVLVYPVWWGGLPALLQGFFDRVFQPGFAFKYRNTRSQHWDKLLTGRSADLLVTLDTSRWYFRWIYGAPAHRQMTRTILGSCGVKTRRLTEFSPVRPSSEAQRQDWLRRAEQLGMRA; this is encoded by the coding sequence ATGGTTGAGATGACGAAAACCGGCGCCACCCCGCTGGAAGGCGACGGCAAACGCATCCTGATGATCTTCGGCACCCCCAAAACCGGCAGCTTGTGCCATGCCCTCGGCGAAGCCTACGCCCAGGGCGCGCGCAGCGAGGGCCATGTAGTGCGCCAGTTGAAGCTGGGCGAGATGCAGTTCGACCCCATCCTGCATGGCGGTTACGACTCGAATCAGCCCCTGGAAACCGACCTGCTTGAAGCGCAGCGGCAGATCCATTGGGCCGAGCATCTGGTGTTGGTCTATCCGGTCTGGTGGGGCGGCTTGCCGGCCTTGCTGCAAGGCTTTTTCGATCGGGTCTTCCAGCCCGGTTTCGCCTTCAAGTACCGCAACACTCGCTCCCAGCACTGGGACAAATTGTTGACCGGACGCAGCGCCGACCTGCTCGTCACGCTCGACACCTCGCGCTGGTACTTCCGCTGGATCTACGGTGCGCCGGCGCATCGCCAGATGACCCGCACGATACTCGGCAGCTGTGGGGTCAAGACCCGCCGGCTGACTGAGTTTTCCCCGGTCCGCCCGTCTTCCGAGGCGCAGCGTCAGGATTGGCTGCGGCGCGCCGAACAACTCGGCATGCGCGCCTGA
- a CDS encoding BolA family transcriptional regulator, which translates to MSMRERIQTALAALEPQHLEVLDESHMHSRGLETHFKAVVVSALFAGLNAVKRHQKVYAALGELMGEFHALALHTYTPEEWAVQGNAPDSPTCRGGSKHDH; encoded by the coding sequence ATGAGCATGCGTGAACGAATCCAGACGGCCTTGGCCGCTCTGGAGCCGCAGCATCTTGAAGTGTTGGACGAAAGCCATATGCATAGCCGTGGCCTGGAAACGCACTTCAAGGCGGTAGTAGTCAGTGCGTTGTTTGCCGGTCTGAACGCGGTCAAACGCCATCAGAAGGTGTATGCCGCGCTTGGCGAGTTGATGGGCGAGTTCCATGCCTTGGCGCTGCATACCTATACCCCCGAGGAATGGGCGGTGCAGGGCAATGCGCCAGATTCGCCGACGTGCCGCGGTGGCAGCAAGCACGACCACTGA
- a CDS encoding DUF6316 family protein, which produces MYGQRASDSDARTHYRSERVSSVNGQFYFSTREGTLEGPYFTRFDAEREVHQYINRQIQAKELLNRRSH; this is translated from the coding sequence ATGTACGGACAACGCGCGTCGGACAGCGACGCCCGCACCCATTACCGCAGCGAGCGGGTTAGCTCAGTGAACGGGCAATTTTACTTCTCCACGCGCGAAGGCACCCTGGAAGGCCCGTACTTCACGCGCTTCGATGCCGAACGGGAAGTCCACCAGTACATCAATCGTCAGATTCAGGCCAAAGAGCTGCTGAACAGACGCAGCCACTGA
- a CDS encoding class II fumarate hydratase, giving the protein MSRTETDSLGPVEVAEEAYWGAQTQRSLINFAIGREHMPLAVLHGLALIKKAAARINNRNGDLPHDIARLIEQAADEVLDGQLDDQFPLMVWQTGSGTQSNMNVNEVIAGRANELAGNGRGGKNPVHPNDHVNRGQSSNDCFPTAMHISAVQAVQHALLPAIAELSGGLAEQAARHSKLVKTGRTHMMDATPITFGQELSAFVAQLNYAERALRAALPAACELAQGGTAVGTGLNAPPGFSEAMAAELAALSGLPLTSAPNKFAALAGHEPLVTLAGALKTLAVALMKIANDLRLLSSGPRAGFAEVKLPANEPGSSIMPGKVNPTQCEALSMIACQVLGNDACISFAASQGHLQLNVFKPVIIHNLLQSIELLADGCRNFQQHCVAGMEPDAEQMAAHLERGLMLVTALNPHIGYDKSAEIAKKAYSEGTTLREAALELGYLTEEQFDAWVRPESMLESGQHG; this is encoded by the coding sequence ATGAGCCGTACCGAAACCGATAGTCTCGGCCCCGTCGAAGTCGCCGAAGAGGCCTACTGGGGCGCCCAGACCCAGCGTTCCCTGATCAATTTCGCCATCGGCAGGGAGCATATGCCGCTGGCGGTATTACACGGCCTGGCCTTGATCAAGAAGGCCGCGGCGCGGATCAACAATCGCAACGGCGACCTGCCACACGATATCGCCCGACTGATCGAGCAAGCCGCCGATGAAGTGCTCGACGGGCAACTCGACGATCAGTTTCCGCTGATGGTGTGGCAGACCGGCAGCGGTACGCAAAGCAACATGAACGTCAACGAAGTAATCGCCGGGCGCGCCAATGAACTGGCCGGCAATGGGCGTGGCGGGAAAAATCCGGTCCACCCGAACGATCACGTCAATCGCGGGCAAAGCTCCAACGACTGCTTCCCCACCGCCATGCACATCTCCGCCGTGCAGGCCGTGCAACACGCCCTGCTGCCGGCGATCGCCGAGCTTTCCGGCGGCCTCGCCGAACAGGCCGCGCGCCACAGCAAACTGGTGAAAACCGGGCGCACCCACATGATGGACGCCACACCAATCACCTTCGGCCAGGAACTGTCGGCCTTTGTCGCCCAACTCAACTATGCCGAGCGTGCCTTGCGGGCCGCGTTGCCGGCTGCCTGTGAGCTAGCTCAAGGCGGCACGGCCGTGGGTACCGGACTCAATGCCCCGCCGGGTTTTTCCGAGGCCATGGCCGCCGAACTGGCCGCGCTCTCCGGCCTGCCGCTAACCAGCGCGCCGAACAAATTTGCCGCGCTGGCCGGGCATGAACCCCTGGTGACGCTGGCCGGGGCGCTGAAAACCCTGGCCGTGGCATTGATGAAGATCGCCAACGACTTGCGCCTGCTCAGCTCCGGCCCGCGCGCCGGATTTGCCGAGGTCAAGCTGCCGGCCAACGAACCGGGCAGCTCGATCATGCCCGGCAAGGTCAACCCGACGCAGTGCGAGGCGCTGTCGATGATCGCCTGCCAGGTGCTCGGCAACGATGCATGCATCAGCTTCGCCGCCAGTCAGGGTCATCTGCAGCTGAATGTGTTCAAACCGGTGATCATCCACAACCTGCTGCAATCGATCGAATTGCTCGCCGATGGCTGCCGCAACTTCCAGCAGCACTGCGTCGCCGGCATGGAACCGGATGCCGAACAGATGGCCGCCCACCTGGAGCGCGGCTTGATGCTGGTAACCGCGCTGAATCCGCACATCGGCTATGACAAGTCCGCGGAAATCGCCAAGAAAGCTTACAGCGAAGGCACAACGCTGCGCGAGGCGGCGCTGGAGCTGGGCTATTTGACTGAAGAGCAGTTCGACGCCTGGGTGCGTCCGGAAAGCATGCTGGAGAGTGGGCAACATGGTTGA
- the pap gene encoding polyphosphate:AMP phosphotransferase, protein MFESAEIGHSIDKQTYEAEVIELREALLEAQLELKQQSRFPVLILINGIEGAGKGETVKLLSEWMDPRQIQTESFLLPTDEELARPPQWRYWRKMPPKGKIGIFFGNWYSQMLIDRTRRQVKLSELEQNIDEVVRAEKMFSDEGALILKFWFHLSKKQLKKRQKELQGDSQRSWQISVLDWKQAKVYDKFVSSAELILRRTSRDYAPWYVIEGFDPRYRSLSVGRTILESLQAALKAKKLHEANPHAAPLVSSLDNRGLLDNLDLRQSLAKDVYKAQLAKEQMRLSGLIRDKRFRRHSLMAVFEGNDAAGKGGAIRRVTEALDPRQYNIVPIAAPTEEERAQPYLWRFWRHVPSKRHFTIFDRSWYGRVLVERVEGFCSEADWMRAYNEINDFEEQLHNYGVVVVKFWLSIDQDTQLERFKEREQIAFKRYKITDEDWRNRDKWDAYADAVGDMVDRTSTSIAPWTLVEANDKNFARVKVLRTINDALEAAFERS, encoded by the coding sequence ATGTTTGAATCAGCGGAAATCGGTCATTCCATCGACAAGCAAACCTATGAAGCCGAGGTCATCGAACTGCGTGAGGCGCTGCTCGAAGCCCAGCTTGAGTTGAAGCAGCAGAGTCGTTTTCCGGTACTCATCCTGATCAATGGCATCGAGGGGGCGGGCAAGGGGGAAACGGTCAAGCTGCTCAGCGAATGGATGGATCCACGCCAGATCCAGACCGAGAGTTTCCTGCTGCCGACCGATGAAGAGCTGGCGCGCCCGCCGCAGTGGCGCTATTGGCGCAAGATGCCGCCCAAGGGCAAGATCGGCATCTTCTTCGGCAACTGGTACAGCCAGATGCTGATCGACCGGACTCGTCGCCAAGTGAAACTCAGCGAGCTGGAGCAGAACATCGACGAGGTGGTGCGCGCCGAGAAAATGTTCAGCGACGAGGGCGCGCTGATTCTCAAGTTTTGGTTCCATCTCTCGAAAAAGCAGCTGAAAAAGCGTCAGAAGGAATTGCAGGGCGACTCGCAGCGCAGCTGGCAGATCAGCGTGCTGGACTGGAAGCAGGCCAAGGTCTACGACAAGTTCGTCAGCAGCGCCGAGCTGATCTTGCGGCGTACCAGCCGTGATTACGCGCCCTGGTATGTGATCGAAGGCTTCGATCCGCGTTATCGCAGCCTCAGCGTCGGCCGCACCATTCTCGAAAGCCTGCAGGCCGCGCTCAAGGCGAAGAAACTGCACGAGGCCAATCCGCATGCCGCGCCGCTGGTTTCCAGCCTGGATAACCGTGGCTTGCTGGACAACCTCGATCTACGCCAGAGCTTGGCCAAGGACGTCTACAAGGCGCAGCTAGCCAAGGAGCAGATGCGCTTGAGTGGCCTGATCCGCGACAAGCGTTTTCGTCGCCACTCCCTGATGGCCGTGTTCGAGGGCAACGATGCCGCCGGCAAGGGCGGGGCGATTCGCCGCGTTACCGAGGCGCTCGATCCGCGCCAGTACAACATCGTGCCGATCGCTGCGCCTACCGAAGAGGAACGCGCCCAGCCGTATTTGTGGCGCTTCTGGCGGCATGTGCCGAGCAAGCGCCATTTCACCATTTTCGATCGCTCCTGGTATGGCCGGGTGCTGGTCGAGCGGGTCGAAGGTTTCTGTTCGGAGGCCGACTGGATGCGTGCCTACAACGAGATCAACGATTTCGAAGAGCAACTGCACAACTACGGCGTTGTGGTGGTGAAGTTCTGGCTATCGATCGATCAGGACACCCAGCTGGAACGCTTCAAGGAGCGCGAGCAGATCGCCTTCAAGCGCTACAAGATCACCGATGAGGATTGGCGCAATCGCGACAAGTGGGATGCCTACGCCGATGCGGTTGGCGATATGGTGGACCGTACCAGTACCTCTATCGCGCCTTGGACGCTGGTCGAGGCCAACGACAAGAATTTCGCCCGGGTCAAAGTACTGCGCACTATCAACGATGCGCTGGAGGCGGCGTTCGAGCGGAGTTGA